In Thermococcus gorgonarius, the genomic window TTCCATCAACGCCCTCCAGAAGGCCCACGCCTTTTCTCTCAACGTCTTCCGCCTCAATCCACCGTATTTTGACCTTCACGTCGTTGGCAACGCTGGAATGCTTCAGGGCCTCTTTAATGCTGAGGTAAGAATCGGCCAGCTTGACGTACTTTCCGACTATCGCTATCTCCACTTCCCTTTCCAGTGACTTGTACTTTTCAACCATTTCGCGCCAGGCCTCAAGTTCGGGCTCTCTCTCCGGAAGGCCGAGCCTCTTGGTGAGGTATCTCCCAAGCCCTTCCCTCTCAAGCATCAGCGGAACTTCGTAGGTGTCCTCAACGTCGTAGGCACTGATCACGGCTTCCTCCGGGACGTTTGTGAAGAGGCTTATCTTCCTTCTGGCCGATTCTTCAAGGGGTTCTTCCGAGCGGGCCACTATGGCATCAGGCTGAATTCCAAGGCTTCTAAGCTCTTTCACGCTGTGCTGCGTTGGCTTGGTCTTCTGCTCGCCGACGACCCTAAGTTTTGGCACGTAGGTGACGTGGACGAAGGCGACGTTTTCCCTGCCTTCTTCGAGCTGCATTTGCCTAGCCGCCTCGAGGAAGGGCATCCCCTCGATGTCACCAACGGTTCCACCTATCTCGACAATGACAACGTCGTAGTCCCTCGCTATTCTCCTGATGCGCTCTTTAATCTCGTTTGTGATGTGGGGAATAACCTGGACCGTCGCTCCCAGGTACTCGCCCTTCCTCTCCTTCTCGATTACGGCAGAGTAAACCTTCCCGGTTGTTATGTTGTGGTCGAAGCTTAAACTGGTGTCCAGAAAGCGCTCATAGTTGCCTAGATCAAGGTCAACCTCGCCGCCGTCGTCAAGGACAAAAACCTCGCCGTGCTGGTAGGGGTTCATCGTTCCGGCGTCGTAGTTGATGTAGGGGTCTATCTTGATGTTCGTTGTCCTAAAGCCCCTTGCCTTCATGAGCATGCCGAGAGAAGCGCTGGTTATGCCTTTACCGAGACCACTGACGACACCACCCGTGACGAATATGAACTTTGTCATGGCAAAACCTCCACCAGTTATGTCGTGGGTTGATGGAGAGGTGTTTAAAAAGCTTTGTCCTGGAGGCTTTGCTGTCCTTCTTCCCCGTCAGAGCCCAGAGGAAAGGCAGATTCGGACTCATTGATAGGTCCTATCTCCTCTTCGCTCACAGTAGTCTCAGAAGGAGCAACCGGGGTGGGCGGTTTTTTGCTCATGGTCTTTAAAAGCTGATTGATTTCGTATACAAAGAAGAGCAGGCCCGCTAAAATCCCCATGAAAATAAACGGGAGCTTCGAGGGAAGTTCCAGGCCCCTATGCCATCTGTAGAGAAGATAGTTCTGATACGCAAAGAGATACGTAAACCAGCCGATGAGAATAGCCTCGACCGAGTACTCGACAACTTTACCCCAACTTATGCTTTCCATGAGCTTCTCTATTTCCATGGCTCCCGCCGTATCCCGAATTACCGTGGTGGTTAAAAAGTTTTGGACGGGAAACGTTAAAAGTTCCCCTCCCAAATCGGGGCGGGAGCTGACGTGATGGAGTACTTCCCCTACAAGATCCTTAGACCTCATCAGAAGGAGTTCATAGAGCTCGTTAACGAAGCGGTTAGAAGCGGTCGTAATCTAATAATCGAAGCCCCCACCGGCTTTGGAAAGACAATCAGCGTTCTGGCCGGTGTTCTGCCCTATGCAAAGGAGATGGGCTACAAGGTCCTCTATCTTGCAAGAACTCACAGGCAGATGGATCGGGTCATAGAAGAGCTTAAGGAGATCAACAAAAAGACTTCCGTTTCCGGAGTCGAGCTCAGGAGCAGAAAAGAGCTCTGCCTTCACAACTACCTTAGAGAATACACCACCGACGCGTACACTGCCATGGTCGTCTGTAAGAATCTGAAGAAAAGCGGAAAGTGTCAGTTCTACGAGAACGAGAAAAAGAAAAGAGAGGAGTTTGAGGAGGTCGCGAAGTTCTTTCTGAGTGAACCGGCCCACCCGGCGGAGATACTCGATTATGCAGAAACCCTTGAGTTGTGTCCCTATGACCTTACCCGGAAGGTAGCGGAGAAAGCCGACGTTATCGTGGCCAGCTACCTCTACATGATCTCACCAGGGATTAGGGAGGCGTTTTTAGAAGGCCTGGGCCTTACATACTCGGATCTTATCGTGATCTTTGACGAGGCCCACAACCTTCCCGATCAGGCCATCTC contains:
- the pyrG gene encoding glutamine hydrolyzing CTP synthase, whose protein sequence is MTKFIFVTGGVVSGLGKGITSASLGMLMKARGFRTTNIKIDPYINYDAGTMNPYQHGEVFVLDDGGEVDLDLGNYERFLDTSLSFDHNITTGKVYSAVIEKERKGEYLGATVQVIPHITNEIKERIRRIARDYDVVIVEIGGTVGDIEGMPFLEAARQMQLEEGRENVAFVHVTYVPKLRVVGEQKTKPTQHSVKELRSLGIQPDAIVARSEEPLEESARRKISLFTNVPEEAVISAYDVEDTYEVPLMLEREGLGRYLTKRLGLPEREPELEAWREMVEKYKSLEREVEIAIVGKYVKLADSYLSIKEALKHSSVANDVKVKIRWIEAEDVERKGVGLLEGVDGIIVPGGFGARGTEGKMMAIRYARENEVPFLGICFGFQLTVVEFARNVLGLKGAHSTEIDPQTPYPVVDLMPEQRDLDRLGGTMRLGAYPVYIKPDTLARKLYGREIVYERHRHRWEVNPDYVEKFEEAGLVFSGIAGDDERRMEILELPDHSYFIATQFHPEFKSRPMNPAPVFKGLVKAAKERRYG